DNA sequence from the Carnobacterium funditum DSM 5970 genome:
GAGGGAACTTAACGGAGTTAGGATGGGCAAGTATTTTACTTGGTTTTCCAGCAACTCTGACAGTGTTAATTTTAACACTAATTTATGGAGTATGGAGACTTAAAAGATTAGGTGGGCCTGGTATAGATGAGTTTCAAGAAGGAAAAAATCCACCATGGGAAGGTCAGAAAAAAGGGTTTTAAACGTGTAAATACATTTTTTTAAAAGAATGAGAAAAATGAACTTCAAAAGAGTGTTAAAATTTACTGAATCGTTTACTGATGGCAGTTTCGAGGTTAACAAATGGTGCTCCTAATTAGAGCTACTAAGAGTGGACATAAGCGAATAGTAAATAAAACATGCCCGTTAATGATTTATAAATCATTAACGGGCATGTTTTATTTATCAGCTTTATCAGAAACAACTTAATTAAATAATCTAGCTATAAAAAATGTAATAGTAGAAACAGCTCCCCCTAAAGAGGTTCCCCAAATCAGGTCAATGATAGTAATCTTAAGAGGCCAATCTTTTAGAGTTGCTAAATTGGTTAAGTCATAGGTAGCATAGGTTAACAGTCCTAGGAACATTCCTGCAAATAAAGCATATGTCCAACTATTGTTTTCTATTGCGGGATTAATTACAAAAAACAATAATCCAGCTATAAAAATTAAATAGAAAATAATGGCGGCAACCCAATTAGGTTTAGCACTCATAATAAAACCCAGCTCCCGTTGATACAAATCTTTAGCAATAAACACTAGCCAAATAAGATCAATAATTAGAAATGTAACAAAGGCTATTAAATATTGTGTTAATAATTCCCACATAATTATTCTCCTCCTTTTATGAGTGGTTATTTTTAGGAAACCAAGGAATAAAAGTATTTGTTCTCAATTGATAAGCATCGTAATCTGCTCGTCCTTTATATTTCTTTTCCAACATCCTGACGCCAGAAACGAATACAATAAAGGTTGTCATTAACAAAGACCCACAGACTAGCGACCATTTATTTTTTCATCATTTTCTCATGTGGATAGACTTATAATTCTATGATTTACCTATGTTTCGTTTCACAGGATGGACGGTTAACTTGGAGCTTCAACATAATGTAGCATTGTTACATTATGTTGAAGCTCCAAGACTTCACCGAATATAAAAATATAGCCAGCCGCAACAATAAATCCAAATTCCCACCAATGTCAATAATGTAATGGTTCTTTATAATTTTCCTTACGATAAAAAGTGCAAATAAATAAAACTACAAATACTTGTAATTAGATAAGTTTAAACCACCTATTTTTTTAGTATATAAGATAGTGCAACTGCTCCAGCGCCAGCCCCTACAGCTACAACTGATGAAGTCTCCACAATATATCTAGGTTCTTTACCAATTAATCCTGTGAATAAATGCTCTAATTCTTTGGCCTCTTCTAAATTATTGATGTGAACAATATTATATGATTCTATAGTGTTACTTTTCATTATTTTCCTAACATGTTGCACCAACTTGTTGAGACTACCTTTAGTTGTAAAAGAAATACTATCCAGTTTCCCCTCGCCTGCCTCATCCAAGGTTACAATGGGTTTTAATCCAACTTTTTTCCCTATTCTACCCATAGTTGTGCTTAAGCGGCCAGATTTTATCATATTATCTAAGGTTTTTACACGAACTAATATTTTACTTTTTGGTATATCATTAGTTACTATATTGACTATTTCATTGTGTTTATAGCCTTGACCAATTAAATCAGCAGCTTTTGCGACCAATAATCCTTGGGCTCCTGAATTTTGTTTTGTGTCTATAACATCTATTTTAAAGTTATTAAACTTCGTTCTCTTAGCCACTCTGTTAATCGTATTGTAAGTGCCGCTTAATTGCTTGGAAACTGTCATAATAACCAAGGATTTATAATAAGTAGAAAGATAAATCAAAATATTTTCTATTGTCTTTTCATCCGGTTGTGACGATGTCGGTAAGTCTTTACTGTCTTTAGAATAATCCAATAGTTGTTCAGGCGTTATAGTTAATTTATCAATAAAGGAAGTCTTCTCGAATAATATATTCATATTGATGATATGAATTTGTTCCCTATCTATAAA
Encoded proteins:
- a CDS encoding DUF2177 family protein, whose amino-acid sequence is MWELLTQYLIAFVTFLIIDLIWLVFIAKDLYQRELGFIMSAKPNWVAAIIFYLIFIAGLLFFVINPAIENNSWTYALFAGMFLGLLTYATYDLTNLATLKDWPLKITIIDLIWGTSLGGAVSTITFFIARLFN